A genomic segment from Xyrauchen texanus isolate HMW12.3.18 chromosome 21, RBS_HiC_50CHRs, whole genome shotgun sequence encodes:
- the LOC127661841 gene encoding probable ATP-dependent RNA helicase ddx6: MSTARMENPVILGLSNQNGQMRGSVKPAGGPGGGGGGSQTMQPAQVKAPSTVINGNSLPAPTANTIIKAGDDWKKNLKLPPKDLRMRTSDVTSTKGNEFEDYCLKRELLMGIFEMGWEKPSPIQEESIPIALSGRDILARAKNGTGKSGAYLIPLLERIDLKKDSIQALVIVPTRELALQVSQICIQVSKHMGGVKVMATTGGTNLRDDIMRLDETVHVVIATPGRILDLIKKGVAKVSLVQMIVLDEADKLLSQDFVKMMEELLSCLAKQRQILLYSATFPLSVQKFMNSHLQKPYEINLMEELTLKGVTQYYAYVTERQKVHCLNTLFSRLQINQSIIFCNSSQRVELLAKKISQLGYSCFYIHAKMRQEHRNRVFHDFRNGLCRNLVCTDLFTRGIDIQAVNVVINFDFPKLGETYLHRIGRSGRFGHLGLAINLITYDDRFNLKGIEEQLGTEIKPIPSSIDKSLYVAEYHSESGEEVKL, translated from the exons ATGAGTACCGCAAGAATGGAGAATCCAGTGATTCTGGGACTGTCGAATCAGAATGGCCAAATGCGAGGCTCTGTAAAGCCAGCAGGGGGCCCTGGAGGTGGTGGAGGTGGGTCCCAAACAATGCAGCCTGCCCAGGTAAAGGCCCCCAGTACAGTCATCAATGGCAACTCCTTGCCAGcacccacagccaacaccattatCAA GGCTGGGGATGACTGGAAGAAGAATCTAAAGCTTCCTCCAAAGGATTTGCGCATGAGAACTTCA GATGTGACGTCGACCAAGGGAAACGAGTTTGAAGATTACTGCCTGAAACGAGAGCTTCTTATGGGCATCTTTGAAATGGGCTGGGAAAAACCATCACCTATACAG GAGGAGAGCATTCCCATTGCGTTGTCTGGGAGGGACATTCTGGCCAGAGCCAAGAATGGAACAGGAAAAAGTGGCGCCTACCTCATTCCCTTACTTGAACGCATTGACCTGAAGAAAGACAGCATACAAG CATTGGTCATTGTGCCCACTAGAGAACTGGCTCTACAGGTGAGTCAGATATGTATCCAGGTCAGCAAACACATGGGTGGGGTCAAGGTCATGGCAACTACAGGTGGAACCAACCTCCGTGATGACATCATGAGACTCGACGAAACGG TGCATGTTGTCATTGCCACTCCAGGAAGAATTTTAGACCTCATCAAAAAGGGAGTGGCCAAAGTCAGCCTAGTACAGATGATCGTGTTGGATGAG GCAGATAAGCTGCTGTCACAGGACTTTGTTAAGATGATGGAGGAACTTTTGAGCTGCTTGGCCAAGCAAAGGCAAATTCTACTGTACTCTGCCACCTTCCCCCTGAGTGTGCAGAAGTTCATG AACTCCCATCTGCAGAAACCCTATGAGATAAACCTGATGGAGGAGCTGACCCTGAAGGGGGTTACCCAGTATTACGCCTATGTGACTGAAAGGCAGAAAGTCCATTGCCTTAATACACTCTTTTCCAGG ctCCAGATCAATCAATCTATAATCTTCTGCAATTCATCCCAGCGAGTGGAGCTCCTGGCCAAGAAGATCTCTCAGTTGGGATACTCTTGTTTCTACATTCACGCCAAGATGAGACAG gAACACCGAAACAGAGTGTTCCATGATTTCAGAAACGGCTTATGTCGAAATCTCGTCTGCACTG ATCTCTTCACAAGAGGAATTGATATACAAGCTGTGAATGTTGTGATCAACTTTGATTTTCCCAAACTTGGGGAGACATACCTCCATCGCATTGGCAGATCTG GTCGATTCGGGCACTTGGGACTTGCCATTAACTTGATCACATATGATGACCGCTTTAACCTGAAAGGTATTGAAGAACAGCTGGGTACTGAGATAAAGCCCATTCCCAGCAGTATTGACAAAAGTCTATATGTGGCCGAGTACCACAGTGAGAGTGGCGAGGAGGTTAAACTGTGA